Proteins found in one Amycolatopsis umgeniensis genomic segment:
- a CDS encoding GDSL-type esterase/lipase family protein — MRRVLVLALMGTLLVGAVTPASAAPTPFAGLSAFFDNAGSSNLDGFGHGLSAEALSLRGVSPGALISSHGTRFTWPTASPGARDNATAQGQTVGVPGSSDRLGFLVTATGGRSVSGTGTITYTDGTTRPYRIGSPDWAAPVPSGVAPAISMPYRNGPGGKDVRQVNVYHADVAIDPQRTVHRVRLPDAPALHVFAVALAGRPNLALGALARQSSDAFGSPASRAVDGDTNGVYANNSITHTGSDRHAWWQADLGGAAAIDTLELWNRTDCCAERLTGFRVFVSPEPLDPAVPPEEQAKRPGVWSSHHSGPAGALTILKPGTTGRYVLVQLDGTGNLSLAELRVFGRAQAETGWVGTWGTSQAGPASAGYAGYSIRNVVHTSVGGNRARVTFSNKFGTAPLTLGAATVASRGSGETADAVPGSVRRLTFAGQPTVTVPAGDDVTSDPLDFAVPEDADLLVTTYTPDSPGVATHHPSASQTSFLAQGDVSAAESGARFTERTGSWFYVEEIDVQGAPAAGSVVAFGDSITDGGYSTSGANHRWPDYLADRMKVLPAAQRRGVLNSGVSANRLLLDGGDVPILRSGLSRLDDDVLDRTGVRTAIVLMGINDLLQTPRQNDPAALAAGYRNLVDRLHAKGIKVIGATLTPFKGWWGHDSGLEATRTGVNELIRSGGIFDGVADFDAAVRDPADPSAMRPEFAAEDKLHPSDAGNEALAAAIELAGL; from the coding sequence CGCCGTTCGCCGGGCTGAGTGCCTTCTTCGACAACGCGGGGTCCTCGAACCTCGACGGCTTCGGTCACGGCCTCTCCGCCGAAGCGCTGAGCCTGCGTGGCGTCAGCCCCGGCGCGCTGATCTCGTCGCACGGCACCCGCTTCACCTGGCCGACGGCCTCGCCCGGCGCCCGGGACAACGCCACCGCGCAGGGCCAGACGGTCGGCGTGCCCGGTTCGTCGGACCGGCTGGGCTTCCTGGTCACCGCGACCGGCGGCCGGTCCGTGAGCGGCACCGGCACGATCACCTACACCGACGGGACCACGCGGCCGTACCGGATCGGCAGCCCGGACTGGGCGGCCCCGGTACCGTCCGGCGTCGCCCCCGCCATCAGCATGCCGTACCGCAACGGTCCCGGCGGCAAGGATGTCCGGCAGGTCAACGTCTACCACGCCGACGTCGCGATCGATCCACAAAGGACGGTCCACCGGGTGCGCCTGCCGGACGCGCCCGCGCTGCACGTCTTCGCGGTCGCGCTCGCCGGTCGGCCGAATCTGGCGCTGGGCGCGCTCGCCCGGCAGTCTTCGGACGCGTTCGGCTCGCCCGCGAGCCGGGCCGTCGACGGCGACACCAACGGCGTGTACGCGAACAACTCGATCACGCACACCGGCTCGGATCGCCACGCCTGGTGGCAGGCGGATCTCGGCGGGGCCGCCGCGATCGACACCCTCGAACTGTGGAACCGCACCGACTGCTGCGCCGAACGGCTCACCGGTTTCCGGGTGTTCGTCTCCCCCGAGCCGCTCGATCCCGCCGTCCCGCCCGAAGAACAGGCGAAACGGCCGGGTGTCTGGTCGAGCCACCACTCGGGCCCCGCGGGCGCGCTCACGATCCTGAAACCGGGCACGACCGGCAGGTATGTCCTGGTCCAGCTCGACGGAACAGGGAACCTCTCGCTCGCCGAGTTGCGGGTCTTCGGCCGCGCCCAGGCCGAGACAGGCTGGGTGGGCACTTGGGGGACGTCGCAAGCCGGCCCCGCCTCGGCGGGCTACGCGGGTTACTCGATCCGCAACGTCGTGCACACCAGTGTCGGTGGAAACCGCGCCAGGGTCACGTTTTCCAACAAGTTCGGCACCGCTCCCCTGACCCTCGGCGCCGCCACCGTCGCGTCGCGCGGGTCCGGTGAGACCGCCGACGCCGTCCCCGGTTCCGTGCGTCGGCTGACCTTCGCCGGTCAGCCGACGGTCACCGTTCCGGCGGGCGACGACGTCACGAGCGATCCGCTGGACTTCGCCGTCCCCGAGGACGCCGACCTGCTGGTGACCACGTACACACCGGATTCGCCGGGCGTCGCGACGCACCATCCCTCCGCGAGCCAGACCTCCTTCCTCGCGCAAGGCGACGTTTCGGCGGCCGAGTCCGGCGCGCGGTTCACCGAGCGGACCGGTTCCTGGTTCTACGTCGAGGAGATCGACGTCCAGGGCGCCCCGGCGGCCGGATCCGTGGTGGCTTTCGGGGACTCGATCACCGACGGCGGCTACTCGACGAGCGGGGCGAATCATCGCTGGCCGGACTACCTCGCCGACCGGATGAAGGTCCTGCCCGCGGCACAACGGCGAGGTGTGCTGAACTCCGGCGTGAGCGCGAACCGGCTGCTGCTGGACGGCGGCGACGTCCCGATCCTCCGAAGTGGACTGTCCAGGTTGGACGACGACGTGCTGGACCGCACCGGCGTCCGGACCGCGATCGTCCTGATGGGGATCAACGACCTCCTGCAGACCCCGCGCCAGAACGATCCGGCCGCGCTCGCGGCGGGCTACCGGAATCTCGTGGACCGACTGCACGCCAAGGGAATCAAGGTCATCGGCGCCACCTTGACGCCGTTCAAGGGCTGGTGGGGCCACGACTCCGGACTCGAAGCCACCCGAACGGGGGTCAACGAGCTCATCCGGTCCGGCGGGATCTTCGACGGCGTCGCCGATTTCGACGCCGCGGTGCGCGATCCCGCCGATCCCTCGGCCATGCGGCCCGAATTCGCCGCCGAAGACAAGCTTCACCCGTCCGACGCGGGCAACGAGGCGCTCGCCGCCGCGATCGAGCTCGCCGGGCTGTGA
- a CDS encoding FCD domain-containing protein, giving the protein MSERLTKLPGRQVLADGVYERLRALIMNHGIAPGDRVNIDEIARELDVSGTPVREALARLESEGLVSRLPLRGYRVTELLTARELTDLYELRLLLEPVSAAKAAARMTTKAAQELRAELRTCPTAPVGDSYETYRALTSHDDRLHTRILRLAGNTAVEQAFARTHCHLHVFRLSYDRPFGVQTIEEHRAIVVALIAADPEAASAAMVHHLETARDRLLSRY; this is encoded by the coding sequence GTGTCGGAGCGGCTGACCAAACTGCCGGGCAGGCAGGTGCTGGCGGACGGCGTCTACGAACGCCTGCGCGCGCTGATCATGAACCACGGCATCGCCCCCGGCGACCGCGTCAACATCGACGAGATCGCCCGCGAACTCGACGTCTCGGGGACGCCGGTACGGGAAGCGTTGGCGCGGCTGGAATCCGAGGGACTCGTCAGCCGTCTTCCGCTGCGCGGCTACCGGGTCACCGAACTGCTCACCGCGCGGGAACTCACCGACCTGTACGAACTGCGCCTGCTGCTCGAACCGGTCAGCGCGGCCAAGGCGGCGGCCAGGATGACCACCAAGGCGGCGCAGGAACTGCGGGCCGAGCTGCGGACCTGCCCGACGGCGCCGGTCGGCGACAGCTACGAGACGTACCGGGCACTGACGTCACACGACGATCGGCTGCACACCCGGATCCTGCGGCTGGCCGGCAACACCGCCGTCGAGCAGGCTTTCGCCCGCACCCACTGTCACCTGCACGTGTTCCGGCTCAGCTACGACCGGCCGTTCGGTGTGCAGACCATCGAGGAACACCGGGCGATCGTGGTGGCGCTGATCGCGGCCGATCCCGAAGCCGCCTCGGCGGCGATGGTGCACCACCTCGAAACGGCCCGGGATCGGCTGCTCTCCCGCTACTGA